TCAATTAGAAAAGCGGATATTGGTCTAATTGGTGCAcacatttgtgacattttgttcaGAACAAGTTTTGTGTTTGACTCCAATTTTGTCATGAGCATTTGTGAACATGATACACATATATTTCTCTATAAAGAGagacatatacagtatattgagCACAATGTCAGGGGTTTAAGAAACATGATCTCTGCAGACCAGAGTCAGTACAGTGTATGTATCCGCCCTTCTAATTTAATTACCTCTGTTTCTTCAGGAGAGCGCCACCATATTCTTTCACCAGTGTTCATGGGAAAACATACAATTATGCTCAACATTTATTGCTCTTAAGTCTACTTGTATGTATACATAGCGTATTAATAAAATAGCTGCTTAATTTTAGCAAAGTAACTCATTCTAAAAGTTAATAATACATATAAAGGAGAATGGCTGCAACCAAACATTATTAAATCTATGAGCCATATACTGTAGGGATGTAATATAGATAAACTTGGTGGTAAAATGAGCTACTTTTTAAACATCTTGAACAGACCACACTGCATAAAAACCAGGCGGGAATATTGCTATGGGAACATACTGTACGTACGCGAAAATATGGCGGATATGATCATTCCAGTCACAAAATTACATTCAAATCATGAGAAAATTAAACCTGCCATTTCTCCTTCAGAGGGAACGGAGGAGAATCTGTCGACTTAAAATAAACCGAAGACATTCATTTGTTGTCATATAATTTATAATACtcgggattttttttttcccaacagaAACGCATttgtttcttattaaaaaatatataaataatttaactgtTAAGCTTCGATGTTATTTCATAGTTTCTCGCAATGTGCGCTTTAACGAAAGAGTGACGTTCCAGGCATGAAAAACACGGCGTCACAGAAACGTTTACGTTACCTGAAACGACGAGGGCCTCGTTCGGTCCAACGGTGTGGCAATTTCCCATTTTATCGACACAAAAAACGTGAATCCACACCGgcttaaaacatacaaaaaaaaacccaaatatttttgttcagaaaCTTCACTCGGTCGCTTAAAGCGCAACCCTCTTCACGCCCCTACCGTAAATTACGGGaggaggggtttttttttccccccttcttacttttttttccaaaatggagACCGCAGGATACGACTTTCAACACGGAAACACAGTACTTCCGCTGCatactttcaaaaataaaagttttgtagGTAGCGCTGGTTTGAGGTAGCTTATTCTGAACACCtcaatgttgtgtttttttgtttggtttcgcGACAACTTGACTGACTGAAACAGCCACCACTCCCCCTCTTCCTCCCTTAGCCCCCCACTCAGGATTACTGGATCGACCAATGTAGGCGTGGTAGTGTAAATATCCGCACAAGGAATTCTAAACAGGATCTCTGTTACTTTACAAGAGGGGGCCTTGTGTTCATGAGTTCTCACATGATATATGTGTCATCCAAGATCAATAGTTTTAACACGGCTGCTgcagataaaactgaaaaatgacaTCTAACAAATATTGTGGAGAATTTTGACAACTAGAAAGCTCTTGATTCCTATATTATGAAACTGTTGATAATAGAAACAATgcaaaaatctatttaatatCTTAATTTAATGTCTTAAGGCCACATTCAGCATAACACAAATTACCTTCCTAAATGGCTgaagcatgtgtgtgtttgaattttttgtgCACTCCAGgttcttctgctgcagcatctGTGGCCCAGCTCCACCGCTCACCATCCTCACTGCCTCTCCTCCATCTATCAAATTACCTTGTTGCACCATTCTCCAGCTTCCACCAGGGTTGGCTGCAGCACAGAGCTTGAGGTCCTGAGAATCTGTGATGTTCCTATCTATGTTCCAGaggcttgatttttttccccccctcttctCCGAACTCTGAAAGGTTTTTGTAAAGAGAAAGTAAAACACCAGCATTTTTACAGACTCCAGCATGgttctttaaatatttggttaTGCGACTAAAGCCAAATTGTATTCAACATCCCATGAAAAAGCTGAATTTAGATATAAGCCTAATGTTTACTATGAGCTTAAGTTTACTGTAAGGTAATATTCTATTGTACAATCGCAGTATTTACACcccttgaatattttcacattttgtcacatcacaaccacaCAATTTAGTGTcttttatggttttgttgtgtgaaagaccaacacagagAGGAACACAATGGTAAAGTAGAATGAAAACAAACGCAAAGGCAACAGATTCAGGCCCTTAACCAATCCTAGTCACCCTTTTGttggaaaagaaatattttttttttaaagcctgtATAATCTTTAAACTGCTACATGTCATAATACcttaaaatacactgaaatttgTGGCCGTGTGATTATTTTCAAGGcatttaaatagttttggaGGCACCACAGAGTAAAAGCATAGACACCAATGTATTCCTGATTGagatgaacacaaacaaaaaaggaagtCAAGCTGATGTGAGCACTTCAGAAAGGCTCTATGTGGTTAATGCTGCCGGTTGTTTATTCCGCTAAAGAGAGGATATCTGCTGACCAGGAACCACATGGATAGAAAAATTATGGTTTGGTTTAATAAGCACATAACTATTCACAGCACAGCATGTTGACAAGTTGTGCGAGTTCAGCTTAATTTCACTAGTGAAAGCATTTAGCATCCAATTGGTGTTAGGCCAATGTTATGAAGAGCTTTTGTCAATTATTTCATGTAGTAATTATAATTACCTCTCTCTGTAAAATGTCACATGCTTTTTCCCCAATGCgtttctaaaaaaatgttaaagcataaaaagattagtttgtttttaggtTGAATTGCACataattgtcaaaaaaaaaagatttctaaaaTGATTAGCTTTTAAACCGGGGTTTTCACACTTTTGAGAGCTACTGTACAGCAACAGATTTTGAACAGCATTCCTCTGTGCATGAAGGGGTTTCATCATCCTTAGAGAGTCTCACATGCTGGTTGAATCTCTggcaaaaaaatactttatcagaataaaaatgttttttttaaaaaaagcccaaTTTTTTGCTACCACTTGCAATTTGTGACAACAATCCACAAAACTTCTTCATGCCACCTCTTAACTTTGACCAACTTCTTCTTGGATGCGAGCCTGGGAGCTGCCACATGCCGGAGTGTCTGTGGTAGGCTAATCATTaaggataataaaaaaaggcagGTTATATCACCCCAGAGCTGCTTAAATCACCGTCAAGCTCTCCATGGAGTTTGGGTCCAGACCAGCAACCGCGATGAGCAAGGAGGAAGCCACGGGCCAGCAGCCCGGCAGACCGACATGGAGCAGGCAGATAGAGTTCACCCTGGCAGGGATCGGCTGCGCCGTGGGTTTGGGGAATGTTTGGAGGTTCCCTTATCTCTGCTACAGGAGCGGAGGAGGTGAGGAAGCAGGCTGCAAACAGAACAGCATTCTCCATATGTTTAGAAGTCTTGAAATCAGGGGGCAAAGTTTAACCAAACACACTTTGGTTTTCTCGTGAAATGAGCTCGCTGCGTGCCGGAATGTGTTTTGTAAACTTATTTGAAGCCCTTTAATACCACCTGGAGTGGAAGTTGATTGTTTTATAGTCataaagatatattttataaaGCTTAACCTGAACTGACTGTTACTTTCACAAAAGTTAAAGATTGAAGAGTTGACTCACCATGCCTGTCCGCCAGGTGCCTTTCTGGTTCCCTACCTGCTCATGCTGGTGGTGTTGGGGATCCCTCTGCTCTACATGGAGCTGACTGTGGGCCAGTACACCCGGAGAGGCCCGGTTCATGCTCTGGCCATTGTTTGCCCACTCTTTAAAGGTACTTTGCACTCGTTCCCCCCTATCCCTAGTCTGTAAACAAACGAAAAAAACtccactgattttgtttggcccCTGACGAGTTATGAAAATTTGACCCCGCCACCTTAGCACAGAtataaatttgatataaatttggactttctatttttaattaggGCAAAGTTATCACAGATCTTCTTAAGACAGAAAACACTGGAAGCAACACTAATTATTTGTCGTTAAATAGCCATACTTTTTATATTCTCTTTCAAGAACCAAATGTATCcagtgacttttatttaaaatctgactGTGCAGCATCCAAATGTgcctttgatttgtttgttgaaCTTGGCAAAAGCAagtgttttcaaagaaagagTGACATAAATCCTGACTTCATTgctcagaaataaattttttaaaaatccatttgGTAGAAAATGTGCTATTGTTTTTAAGGAGGTAAACTTTTTAAGACGTTTTGTATCTATAATGATTTGCACATCCCTTTCTAACAACAAATCTGACTAGTTTAATTACTTactttaatcatttaaattaaaactgcgGTAGgtatcttttattaaaaaataattattgatgttttttaaaatgatcatcaTGTCATTACAGTAGACAATAAGACAGAtaattggtgaaaaaaatcaagctcctctgccttctctcagTGTGCttactgcagaaatacacaactaagtcagaaacaaccaatcagagccagggggagggcCTATAGCGCCATCAATCACTTTTGCGCTCACACTCTCCTTCTTACTTATTGCTAATACCATCAACAGCTGGTTTACAATTGCTAAGTCTAGTTATCCTGTAGTCCagtggttttcctgtaacagtgagttgtttttccaccattagcacattgagcagcatacaagagaatgattgacagcactaagaccctcctcctgtgTCTAATTGGTTGTTCTTGACCAGGAGCTGTGCATTTTTTCAGACTGCAATAGCAACTcagggaggagcaggaggacacaatgacagttttaataaatatgaaaaacaaaaacataaatttgtaTGACGACTTTGGCTCCAAAGGTTTGGACTCCctcttttaaatacaataaaagactacatctgacctttttttttcttcttttgtctaaCCTCAGGGGTGGGCATAGCATCTGTGGCCATCTCCTTCATCATGTGCACCTACTACAACATCGTCATCACCTGGGCCCTGTATTACCTCTTCAGCTCCTTCCAGGCGCCTCTTCCGTGGCAGAGCTGcaacaacacctggaacacgCCCAACTGCACGGACCACGCCACCAACAGCAGCCACTCGTCCACAGCCAGCCAGGAGTTCTTCAGGTGCGTCTGAGAAGGCGTCGGTCGCTGCTCCCCACAACAACCCAACCAAACCTCGCTAATGATTAGTGTGCAGCCGCATTACTAATTAACCTGCCGCTTTCAGGAGGCTCGCACAAGTTAATACTCCTGCAAAAGTGTCgagaaagtataaaaacataatcattAGGGGAAAATTTGAAATGAGATAAAAGGCTGATTAAAAACGAGTTATCTGAGTCATGTGAGCGGTATCGGTTAATGTGAAGGTCAGTGATAAGGAGCTATGAGATAAAATATGGCAGTAGAAGTGTGTGAAATGTTGAGTGAGAATTAACCCTTAGCACCGACTCTGAAACGTTTCAACTCTCTTATTGGGAATTTAGAACAAATGGCGTTCTCATTGGAAATGAGATCAGCATATGTAGATCTGGTGCTGTTTTTGTGTACTCGTTGACTTATTAACCCCAGGATCTCTCTGTGCAGAAACAAGGCTTTTGGAAACATAAACACAATGCTTTCCTGCAAACGCTGCCATGCAGAGAAGACTAGCTTCCACATACAGATTATGAATGTAAGGTACTTGGTGCTCTGCAAACATCATGAGTCACAcctcatttctttgtgtttttgcatcgAAGGAGTCggcttttgttttatgaaaagaGGTCTTGAGTAGCGCCCCATTTCCTGAGttgaaactgcaaaacaaaacagaaaaagaaagcaactaAATTGTGAGATACACAACCCTGATTTCAGTGCCAGCAGGATGTTTCCCATAGAGATATTAGCTGAAAACCTCGCATAGAGTGGATGAAGCACTGAAGGATGACCTTGTTTCTTAAGACgcgacttttttttaaagtgtttcatAGTTTTTGTGCTTGACTCTTTTTTCCATCCGCCATCGTTTCCCCCCGTTGCTCCTTTGAAGTCCACACTGCTGTCACAATCAGTGACAGGAACTGAACACTAGGCAACAGAAAAAGCAGCCATAAAAGTCTGAAGAAAAACTGTGAGCAACCTTCAGAAAGCCTGGAGAACTGAAAACggcaaatataaatacattagGTCAGCATAATATTTTTCAACAGGACTCCGTGTTCTTATTTGCAGATCATCAAGACGTTTTAAAAGGCAAATTTATCTGTTGTCTGGTTTAATTGATAAAGAAATGTCAATAAAGTGATCCATCAATTAGCTGTACAGACTCCAATATGGTGCCAATAGGgtagaaaaaaatacacttaatcccagagggaagttatatgttgttgtaactcatccCTCTTTTATTCAAAGATTTATTGTAGATGCTAATGGCTGTGGACAAGAAGGCTCTCCTGTAGCGGCTTATGTTACAGTGGCTCTGACGGAGTATCTCTGACTGacttttttggttttgatggtctattaaagtaaaaacaggaaCGAAAGTTATCAATCGCAAATTATATACGACCACTTCTATTTCCTTACTTGTGAAGGTATAAAATGCTGGGCCAGACTAGCGGAGTGGAGGAAACGGGAACCCTGCGGTGGGAGCTtttcctcatcctcatcctggCTTGGATTCTTATATATCTGTGCATCTTTAAAGGAGTGAAGTCAACAGGCAAGGTGGGTTAACCTAGAGGTGACTGCAGCTCAGGGCCGGCCCAAACCTGTTTGGGGCCCTGAGTTGCCTTTCATGTGGGGCACCCCCATACCGACAGGTCAACACCAGATGCCTCATCGTTCCTAGGCTGCTCTAAGTGTGCAACAGGACATAGCGTTAGCatcatttgtaattagcttacatcatACCGATCTTGTTGTAGATattaattttaactttacaggaatagcaaagtaaaacaattatttGGGTTTTGAAATGCAGAGGGATATTTAAACGTGCCGTTTTATTTTAACTACTTGAAAGTGACATCAACCGACAAACACTGAAGTTACAGTGAACAAGTCAAATACCTTATATTTGCCTAAGAGTAGCAGCAGCCATCAGCAGGAAGAGATTGCCGATTGTTAGTGTCCCAACTCTAAAATATAATGTAGAAATAGTTTTTCCATGTGTAGTATCATTTAGTTTGtataatttaatgttattaagtatatatatatgcaatatttaaacatatcacaatataagtgtttcatatcagtcgataccGATAATTATTAATTcggttttttgttttaaatatctgaaatactgccaaattGGTGATGTGACCTTTTCTGTTTCATCCACAGTTTCCGGTTGAATTTGAAAATTTCGCGCTCCTTTCAAGTGTTTACCAGAAGTGAAAACAGGCATGCAAGTTTACTTCCTGTCGCGAgataggatttttatttttttttatttactctatatataaaatcataaaaaaaacaactaatggTTGCAAAATGAGTTGTGTTCTATGAGGGAAATAACACAAGCACAcgttaaaatgtttaacttagatgagaaagaaaataatttgatattttctaCGCAGCCGCTGTCTTGGGTGAGAGATGAAGAAATGAACCTGCTCTCTGTTGGTGCTACTGTGTGTGCAGGTGGTGTACTTCACTGCTCTGTTCCCATACGTCATCCTCATCGCCCTGCTGATCAATAACGTGCAGCTTCCGGGGGCTTCGGACGGGATAGCTTTCTTCATCGTGCCCGAATGGGACAAGCTGCGGTCCGTGGAGGTCAGAGCGGCTAAGTAGAGAGGACCCGGCTGGAGCGCCGGCTGGTGGAGAAAATACTTGAGATGGCGTAACAGACGACGGCGTGTTTTGCAGGTGTGGGTGAACGCTGCGGCTCAAATCTTCAACTCCATTGGGATTGGCTTTGGCTCCCTGCTGGCCATGTCCAGCTACAACTCCTTCAACAACAACGTTCTGAAGTGAGGAGACCCAAATTACTGGTGAAAATGGTTAGAAAGCAATCTGAGCGATATTTTCCTGCCTCTACAGGGACACGCTGTTCATATCCATCACCAACTCCCTGACCAGCATCCTAGCAGGCTTCGTCATTTTCTCTGCCTTTGGCTACATGTCTTATCTGCAGGGCATTCCCGTCAACCAGCTGGCGGTGGATGGTGAGGCAACATCCTCTCACAGTGAAACTATTGTACTTTTATTCAGTCACTACAACTGTCATCGTTGATCTTCTTGGATCTTGGCAGGTCCAGGACTGGTTTACGTTGTTTACCCACAAGCCTTCGCCAACATGCCGGTGTCCCAGCTCTGGGCTGTCCTGTTTTTCTTCATGCTGCTGTGCCTGGGGCTGGACAGTGAGGTAGACAAACTGAAAATTTGCTGTGTTCATACCACTGCAACCTTTTCACAACAACATCCACAAAgttctcacttttttttaatgaattaataaCTGGTAAAGTGAGGTGGTAATCAGACTAAGttgagtttatttgtatatatcACATTTCACCAACAATTCGAAGATCAAAGTGCTCACACCATAAAATCATAATACAGTCACCAAATATGAAACAAGCTATAAACATAACTTTACAAATGCCATCATCAGTACACATCCAATATGTTGATCAGTGTTCCAGTTAGCACTAATCAAAGGTAACTgagtccaaaacaacaaaaaacaacccaacagaGTGGGCGGAGGCACAGGAAGGGCCAACAGTACAAAAACAACCCATCCATAATGGGCGAAGGCACAGGAGGCGGGCTGTCGTGGGAAGTCCGGAGGGCGTCCGCGGCGCCAAAAGCAGGAACCACGGGGGAGGTCCGGTGGGTGTCCCCGGCGCAGAAGGCGGGACCCAGGGAGAAGGTCCGTGGACGTCCTCGGCGCAGGGGCCGAGCCACAGGAGGCGGGTCCGGCGGGCGACGTCGGTGCGGCGTGCGGATCAATGGAGGCGGGGACTCGGGAGGAGCTGTAAGAGGCGGGGACTCATAGGGACCACTGGGGACGCTAGGAGGCTCACTGGGGACACTGGTAAACTCGGAAGAAGCACTGGGAAACAACGAGGGAATACACGACCCACTAACTGGGGCAGATAACCCACTAACTGGGGCAGATAACCCACTAACTGGGGCAGGCCATGCCCGC
This region of Xiphophorus hellerii strain 12219 chromosome 11, Xiphophorus_hellerii-4.1, whole genome shotgun sequence genomic DNA includes:
- the LOC116728458 gene encoding sodium- and chloride-dependent GABA transporter ine, with amino-acid sequence MEFGSRPATAMSKEEATGQQPGRPTWSRQIEFTLAGIGCAVGLGNVWRFPYLCYRSGGGAFLVPYLLMLVVLGIPLLYMELTVGQYTRRGPVHALAIVCPLFKGVGIASVAISFIMCTYYNIVITWALYYLFSSFQAPLPWQSCNNTWNTPNCTDHATNSSHSSTASQEFFRYKMLGQTSGVEETGTLRWELFLILILAWILIYLCIFKGVKSTGKVVYFTALFPYVILIALLINNVQLPGASDGIAFFIVPEWDKLRSVEVWVNAAAQIFNSIGIGFGSLLAMSSYNSFNNNVLKDTLFISITNSLTSILAGFVIFSAFGYMSYLQGIPVNQLAVDGPGLVYVVYPQAFANMPVSQLWAVLFFFMLLCLGLDSEFAMVEVMVTSFMDEFYQQLIRIFKRKELFVLAVCGVALLLGIPCVMQVGIYVFQLMDHYTAIVSIMFLAFFEIIAICWSYGVKRLSSNMEEMTGQKPNIFFRLCWLVVDPVLITVILIFSVIQFKPARYGDYVFPPWAQGVGWVIALASIIWIPLGAVHTLWVLPGSLMKKLKLSITPYALNATKGLYNERGGGAGEPDISVISTSLPDKKPVETYF